Proteins co-encoded in one Setaria viridis chromosome 9, Setaria_viridis_v4.0, whole genome shotgun sequence genomic window:
- the LOC117840244 gene encoding protein EARLY RESPONSIVE TO DEHYDRATION 15 has product MSAVAVSSSSLNPDAPLFIPAALLQVEDFSPQWWDLVTTTAWFRDHWSREHTQLDEMAEELDAAGLLPDALDDDEDLFYGDLPEHAPAAVEAPQQPAPAANLKTDEVLKALNLTSPKGGDAPRGFREKPRNAEKPTKYAGSPKGSSAPRVIHQPR; this is encoded by the exons ATGAGCGCCGTGGCGGTCTCCTCCTCGTCGCTGAACCCGGACGCGCCGCTCTTCAtcccggcggcgctgctgcaggTGGAGGACTTCTCGCCGCAGTGGTGGGACCTcgtcaccaccaccgcctggtTCCGCGACCACTGGTCCCGGGAGCACACCCAGCTCGACGAGATGGCCGAGGAGCTCGACGCGGCCGGCCTCCTGCCCGACGCcctggacgacgacgaggacctcTTCTACGGCGACCTGCCGGAgcacgcccccgccgccgtcgaggcccCGCAGcagcccgcgcccgccgccaacCTCAAGACCG ACGAGGTGCTCAAGGCGCTGAACCTGACCTCCCCGAAGGGCGGCGACGCGCCGCGCGGGTTCCGGGAGAAGCCCAGGAACGCCGAGAAGCCGACCAAGTACGCCGGCAGCCCAAAGGGCAGCAGCGCCCCCCGTGTGATCCACCAGCCCCGCTAG